In Streptomyces sp. NBC_01717, one DNA window encodes the following:
- a CDS encoding DeoR/GlpR family DNA-binding transcription regulator: MYAPERQQAILRLARESGRVDVLSLAEEFQVTAETVRRDLKTLDRAGLLRRVHGGAIPAGRLDFEPDLAERDAVAIDEKERIAAAALGELPSDGSVIIDAGSTAVRLAAVIPLDAHLTVVTHALPVAARLADHPGIALHLVGGRVRHRTRAAVDAWALNAYSEINADVVFLATNGFSPKGGLTTPDLAEAAVKRAMISAARRVVLLADSAKFGQEHFARFGDLAQVDLLITDTGLGSDDALAVEGQGTEVVRA, from the coding sequence ATGTATGCACCGGAGCGGCAGCAAGCAATCCTGCGCCTGGCCCGCGAGAGCGGCCGGGTCGATGTGCTGTCCCTGGCCGAGGAGTTCCAGGTCACTGCCGAGACCGTGCGGCGTGATCTGAAGACGCTGGATCGGGCCGGACTGCTGCGGCGCGTCCATGGCGGTGCGATTCCGGCCGGGCGGCTCGACTTCGAGCCCGATCTCGCCGAGCGCGATGCGGTGGCCATCGATGAGAAGGAGCGCATCGCGGCCGCCGCGCTCGGTGAGCTCCCCTCCGACGGCAGCGTGATCATCGACGCGGGGAGCACGGCCGTTCGGCTGGCCGCGGTCATCCCGCTCGACGCCCACCTCACCGTGGTCACCCATGCGTTGCCGGTCGCCGCCCGGCTCGCCGACCACCCTGGCATCGCGCTGCACCTTGTCGGCGGCCGTGTCCGGCACCGTACCCGCGCCGCCGTCGACGCCTGGGCGTTGAACGCCTACAGCGAGATCAACGCCGATGTCGTCTTCCTCGCCACCAACGGCTTCTCGCCGAAGGGAGGCCTGACCACGCCGGACCTGGCCGAGGCCGCCGTCAAGCGCGCCATGATCTCTGCCGCCCGGCGGGTCGTGCTCCTGGCAGACTCCGCCAAGTTCGGCCAGGAACACTTCGCGCGCTTCGGTGATCTCGCGCAGGTCGATCTGC
- a CDS encoding fic family toxin-antitoxin system, toxin component: MSLHVDLSWILEVAERAGHRDPAPDDLGVPIAAVSRHRAELLEQPVYGGPYARAAALVHTLGCCRWLERSNLTAACAVAVMYLNASGIPVDPAREQLAGLARELYDPRCTAGRIAELLRTWRP; encoded by the coding sequence ATGTCGCTGCATGTCGACCTGTCCTGGATCCTGGAAGTCGCCGAACGGGCCGGTCATCGCGATCCCGCACCCGATGACCTCGGCGTCCCGATTGCGGCCGTCTCTCGCCACCGTGCCGAACTGCTCGAACAGCCGGTGTACGGCGGGCCCTACGCCCGTGCCGCCGCTCTGGTTCACACCCTCGGCTGTTGCCGCTGGCTGGAGCGCTCCAACCTCACCGCCGCCTGCGCCGTAGCCGTGATGTACCTGAACGCCAGCGGCATACCTGTCGACCCCGCGCGCGAGCAGCTGGCCGGCCTGGCCCGCGAGCTGTACGACCCCCGCTGTACCGCCGGCCGCATCGCCGAACTGCTGCGCACCTGGCGCCCGTAG